The region TTCCGCATATTATTTCAATCACCCTACCTTTTACTGTTTTTGAAACTGCTATTTTATTATTTTATCCAAATCGCTTACGATTTGTCAACAACTATGATTTCCTACAACCCTGCATGTCTAACATGTAGCGATTATATTTACTTGCCGCTAGATTCTAACAGATTTAACAGATTTAACTCATCAATAACTTTCGTACCATATTTCTCTGCCCGCGCCAATTTACTTGCCCCAACTTTTCCTCCTGCCACCAGATAGGTTGTGTCTTTGCCGACGCTAGTTTGGAATGTTCCGCCAAGCGCGCGGATCTTCTCAGCCGCCTGATTGCGAGACATCGACTGCAACGCACCAGTGATAACGAAGTTTTTGCCAGCTAATTCGCCCTGCCTTACCTTGTAGATTGGTGTAACGCCGAGCAGGGTAAACTTTTCAAGGAGCGCTGCATTATCCTCATCTGCAAACCACGCTACGATTGATTCCGCTACGACGGCGCCAACGCCATCAACCGATTGCAGCTCATCAAGCCCTGCCTGCGCTAGTCTGTCAAGACTCTCAAAATGATTTACCAAGTCAATCGCCGTCTGCGCGCCGACATGGCGAATCCCTAGTCCGTACACGAAGCGCTCCAGCGTCGGCTGCTTTTTAGCGGCAATTGCGTCGATTAATTTCTGCGCCGAAATATCCGCAAAACGCTCCAGCGTCAACAATTGCTCTTTTGCGAGCGTGTAAATATCCGCCAAATCTCGCACCAATTCTGCATCAACCAGAGCTTCAACATTTTTTTCGCCCAGCGTGTCAATGTCAAGCGCACCTTTCGACGCGAAATGCTTCAGTGCGCGTTTCAGAATAAGCGGACCACTCAAGCCTTTCACGCGATACACCGCTTCGCCCTCAGGACGGACAAACTTCAATTCTGGATACTGCCGCGCCAGTTCCGCCGGATAATCAATCGGCCGCGTATCTTTCGGGCGCAGCTCAACAAGCACAGCTTCAATTTGCGGAATAATGTCGCCAGCCTTAAAGACCACCACCGTATCGCCACGGCGCACGTCCAGCCGCGCGATCTCATCAGCATTGTGTAAACTCGCATGCTGCACCGTTGTACCCGCCACGACAACCGGATCAAACACCGCCACTGGTGTCGCCGCACCTGTACGCCCGATTGATATGACAATGTCGCGCACAATTGTCGTTGCCTGCTCGGCAGCATATTTATACGCCACAGCACCACGCGGATTCTTACCGACCAGCCCGAGCTCATCAAAACGCATCCGGTCATTAATTTTTATCACCAAACCGTCAGTATTAAATGGCAACTTCTGGCGTTTCTCGTCCCACTCATTCACGAAATTCATCACTCCCGCGATATCCGTGAACACGCTTGCCTGCTTATTCCGCGTAATGCCAAGCGCCGTCAGCGCCTGATAGACGAAGCTATTCGTCGGCACATCGCCCGCATTGTCGCGAATGATATCGTAGCCGCGAAAATGGAGCGGTCGCTCCGCCACAAGTCTCGGATCAAGCTGACGGATTGTGCCCGCCGCAAGGTTTCGTGGATTGGCAAACTCAGGTTTACCTGCTACACGCCGCTGTTCATTCAACACTGTAAAGTCTTTTTTGAGCATGACAATTTCACCACGAATTTCTGTGCGCCCACGCAGAAAAATTTCATAACCTTCTGCCTCATGCAAACGTAGTGGTACGTTCTTAATTGTTCGCACATTGTTCGTTACGTCTTCGCCAACAAAACTATCGCCGCGCGTTACAGCTTGTGTAAATATGCCATCAAGATAGATAAGTGCGCACGCTAGTCCGTCCATTTTTATGTCAGCAAAGAATTCATGATTCTCTGCCGGCAATAATTTATCAATCCGGTTCACCCACGCAACAACATCATCTTTGTCAAACACATCATTCAAACTAACCATGCGCCGCGGATGACGGACTTTTGCGAAGCCATCAGACAGTTTATTCCCGACACGCTGCGTCGGGCTATCAGGCGTTATCCATGCCGGATGCGCCGCTTCAATTTGTTTCAGCTCGCTCATTAAGCTGTCATATACCGCATCGCTTACTGACGGCTGATCAAGTGCGTAATACTCGTAACTGTATTTGCTCAGCAGCTTTTTGATTTCATTAAGCCGGCTTCGCGTCATCGTCAACAACCTTTCGATACAACAGGTATACATATGCGGCATACCACACGACCGACCATGCGACAACGATCACGCCAACATACGGCACAATTGGCACGTTTTTTAACCACGACCACATTGACGATAACCAGTGGTCAAGCATGACGATAGAAACCATAATCACTAGCCAGGTCAATAGAACACAAAGCGCACCCCACGCCAATCGATACATAATCCGCAAACGCCGCCCAATCACCAAATCGCCTGCCGCTTTGACTGCACGCATCGGATACATCCCCGGCAGTGTCACGACAACAAGCGCAATAACTGTGCTTGAAATCCAGTACAGCGCGAGCGCCGCAATCATTACCGCAAAAACACTAAACAGCATGCGCGCGAACCCTGTACTCAGCAAATCAGCCGATGACAACCCAGCATACAATAGCGCCGCGATGCCAACCGGCAATAATTGGACGAGCAGCACTAGCAGGACGAGTGCTGTCGACATCATCGGCGCACTCGCATTATACAATCCGTCGCGCAACCGAGGGCGGCGGTTCATCTTTATTTCGCGCAGCAGCCAAACTGTCGTCAGCCACACCATCATCAAACACAATACCATTAATAATCGCTGGTCAGCCGGCAACGACGAGTTTATTGAAAACGACGCTAGCACTGTTAGCCCCGCCTGCGCAAGCGAGTTTATGCCGCCATCAAACAAGTTATTCATTGAATCAGATATTAGTTTTCCGACTGAATTGTACACTTCCTGGCTCGTAATCGCACCAGCAAATGCCATGATCGTCGCATATATCACAATCATCGGCGCAAATATACGCCAATGCGTACGCAACATATGGTTCACCTGGCGCGTAAACGCAATATAGCCCGGCAGTTTCAAACTACGCGTATAATCGCGGCGGCGTGTACGGCGAAAACTGCGGTGCGGGCGGCGGCTCAAAAAATCATACCGCCGGATACTCCACTTATACCATATCGCAGTGAAAAAGACGCTAATCGTCTGCCACGCCACGGCGAAGCGCGCATTCACTGCACGCCATATGTGTAAAATAAATTTGCAGCTATTATTTTTCCTCAACACGATATCCCCTACTCAAGTTTGGTGCGCAGAGCGGGAATCGAACCCGCACGCCTTTTGGGCATCAGATTTTAAGTCTAACGTGTCTACCAGTTCCACCATCTGCGCTTATATTCTATTGTACCGTATTTGAAATAAAAAACGACCCCCTTTTGGAGTCATCTCGTGGAGGCACGTACGAGAGTCGAACTCGTCTAAAAGGTTTTGCAGACCTCTGCGTAACCGCTCCGCCAACGCGCCATTCGTTCTTTTTACTTTATAATCTGGTGCAGACGAGAAGACTTGAACTTCCACGAGCGCAATGCTCACTAGCCCCTCAAGCTAGCGCGTCTACCAATTCCGCCACGTCTGCATATTGCAAATTGTACCATGCGATAGCAAAATGCCTCATCATTATACTGTAGCTCACGGCGTTTTGTAAACAGTTGCCGGCGAAACCGACCACTCGCTCACACGAGCATAGCGATCTGATAGTTCAGGTAGCGACCCTTTCGGCTTAACGATGTACGCATTCGTATTGACAAGATATTCCGACGATGCTTGGTATAGCGCAATTGCCGGCACATCACTCAACCACTGCCGTACAAACTGCGCATATTTTGCCATGCGCAAATTTGACTCCAGCCGAGTTCGCGCGCTTGCAAGCGCCGCGTCGCTCAATTGATTTGAATAATTCGAAAAATTATAGCCTGTCGCCGAAGCTTGCGACGAGTGCCAGTACGCATACACGTCTGGATCGGCGCCAAGCGCAAGCTCATACAGTAGCACGTCAAAATTGCGCGGTTGCAGCACGCCTTGCACAAAATTTGAAACTGCCGAATTTGTATCGACTTGATTAACATCAACTGCCACGCCAACCGCATTCCATTGCCGCTTCACCGTATCAATGATCTTGTTATACTGGCTGCTACTCGTCGTTGTGATAGTCAACTTAAGTTCTTGGTCGCCCTTATACCGCGCGCCATTTTTTATTTTCCATCCAGCACTATCAAGCAGCTGAGCAGCTTTTTCAGCGTTTGGCTTTGACGCACGCGACACCTCACCGCTTGAGAACACTGAATGTAGAATCGGACCATCTAGCGTTTGCACGCCGCCGCCGACTGCTTGGCGAATTGCCGCCGTATCTGTCGCGAGCTGCAAAGCTTGGCGCACTGTTTTGTCCTGCAGCACCGGATTTCTTGTATTAAACAGTAAATATACACCCTTATCAAGCGGCTCCGATATGACGCGGTACTGCGACGGACGCTTACCATGCGCAAGCGCCGCCGGCGCACTTACCGCACCGGTCACTTCACTGTTCTTGATAGCTTTCGTAAACGCTGCATCATCGGTGTAGGCGCGTAATTCAAAACGCGAAACACGAGGCACAGTGTTGTAATATTCTGTATGCGGTACAAGTTGCAACACCTTTGAAGCATTCGACAACCCTGCTGTCTGCAGGCGGCGAAACTTGAACGGGCCGCTTCCAATCGGATTTTGGCTAAACGACGACTCACGGAGCACCGACGGTTCAACATTTTGCAAAAGATGCTTCGGCACAATCGGGAATGTAAGCGCATGCGTAAACGCTGCATAAACAGTCGGCAGCGTAAATTCAACAGTATGCTGATTGATTTTTTTCACAACCGCGTCCGTCCAATTAACGCGTAGCGGCGAGCGCGTTTGCGGATTTTTAATAAGCCCAATAGTATACACAACATCGTCCGCTGTAAGCGCATGTCCGTCTTGCCACATTGCGTCGCGCAGTGTGACAGTGTAGATTTTTGAATCGCGTATCGCCATAGACGACGCAACATCAGCATGAAGCGCGCCAGTTGTATCATAATGATATAAGCTTGAGAACATTAGCCGCGCCGCCGACGCCTCCGCTTCGTTTGATGCCAACAACGGGTTAAGCGTATCAAGCGAACCAACAATACCTTCAGCGTATACGCCACCCGAACGATACCCGCCCTGCATATATGCCGACACGTTACCCCATGTTTGCTGCAATCCAAGCGTTGCAACCAAAATGCCAACAACTGCCAGCCACGTAATAATTTCACCAGTCACCAACCGAACACTATTGATGCGCCGTAAAATAAAACGCCGCGCATGACGCTGCGTCACGCCGCCAGCACGCTTCAATCGACGCGTAATATCTTTACGGTTCAGTGCGGAACGCTGCGGTTTTGGTTGTAGGTCGCCCAAATCGTTCACACACCAGCCCCATTATGACAAACTTGGCAGTACGAGCGACGCAATAATTGATAATACAAATATCACTGCCAAAAAAATCGTCACTTCAAACAAACTCTTATCAAGCCCGCGCCGCGTGGTATATAACTCGCCAGAGCCGCCAAATCCAGCACCAAGGCTTGCGCCGCGTTGCTGCAGCAGAATTGCAATCACCATCAGCACGGCTGATACAATTGTTGCAATCTGTAATATCATCGTTATATTCATCGCCTAATCCTCCTCCCGCGCTTGAGTATACTCCAATTCAAGCAAACTGCTTACTATATAGTTTACCAAACTCAATACTAAGCCCGTCAATACCGAATTCCAAAATGTCATTTGCAATCCAGGTGCCAATTTCAGCGAAACCCATACCATCAGGCCATTGACAATGATAGTAAAGAATCCAAGCGTGATCAATATCGCTGGCAGCGACAAAATAATAACAATCGGCTTCAGTACAGCGTTCACGACCGAAAAAATAAGCCCAGCTATCAAAAATGCCGGCGCTCCAGCGCTAATTTGCACTTCGCTATATCCCGTCCCGAAAATACGCACAGCAACCCACAGACCAAACGAATTCAAGATCCAGCGCAATATAAACGTCAAGAACTGCCTTTTCATTTCATCTTAGTATAGCGCATTACGATATATTTCGCTAGAGTTTCGAGCCGTTGTCCATAAACGTTGCCCGAATACGCGCCGCCAACACGGGGTTCACAACCGTTCGCAGCTGCTCTTCACTTGCCGTCTGCACACCGCGCACGCTGCCAAATGCACGCACAAGTTTTTTCTGCGTCGCCGGACCAACGCCGGTAATCGTACTAAGAACACTCTTAGTTGCATTCGCCCGCTTCAGCGTCGTGTGATAGCTAACAGCAAATCGATGCGCCTCGTCGCGAATACGCTGAAATAGTTTTATCGTGTCTTCGTATGGACTAGGCGCATCACCACCGCGCAAATTCTTTGAATGTGAACCGGCATTCTGCCGCCCGACATGTAAATTCACAAAATAGTATCCGCTTGAATCAATCACCACCGCACCAGGGGTCGGCTTCGCT is a window of Candidatus Saccharimonadaceae bacterium ML1 DNA encoding:
- a CDS encoding Phage holin family protein, with protein sequence MKRQFLTFILRWILNSFGLWVAVRIFGTGYSEVQISAGAPAFLIAGLIFSVVNAVLKPIVIILSLPAILITLGFFTIIVNGLMVWVSLKLAPGLQMTFWNSVLTGLVLSLVNYIVSSLLELEYTQAREED
- a CDS encoding peptide ABC transporter substrate-binding protein, encoding MNDLGDLQPKPQRSALNRKDITRRLKRAGGVTQRHARRFILRRINSVRLVTGEIITWLAVVGILVATLGLQQTWGNVSAYMQGGYRSGGVYAEGIVGSLDTLNPLLASNEAEASAARLMFSSLYHYDTTGALHADVASSMAIRDSKIYTVTLRDAMWQDGHALTADDVVYTIGLIKNPQTRSPLRVNWTDAVVKKINQHTVEFTLPTVYAAFTHALTFPIVPKHLLQNVEPSVLRESSFSQNPIGSGPFKFRRLQTAGLSNASKVLQLVPHTEYYNTVPRVSRFELRAYTDDAAFTKAIKNSEVTGAVSAPAALAHGKRPSQYRVISEPLDKGVYLLFNTRNPVLQDKTVRQALQLATDTAAIRQAVGGGVQTLDGPILHSVFSSGEVSRASKPNAEKAAQLLDSAGWKIKNGARYKGDQELKLTITTTSSSQYNKIIDTVKRQWNAVGVAVDVNQVDTNSAVSNFVQGVLQPRNFDVLLYELALGADPDVYAYWHSSQASATGYNFSNYSNQLSDAALASARTRLESNLRMAKYAQFVRQWLSDVPAIALYQASSEYLVNTNAYIVKPKGSLPELSDRYARVSEWSVSPATVYKTP
- the secG gene encoding Protein-export membrane protein SecG — encoded protein: MNITMILQIATIVSAVLMVIAILLQQRGASLGAGFGGSGELYTTRRGLDKSLFEVTIFLAVIFVLSIIASLVLPSLS
- the ligA gene encoding NAD-dependent DNA ligase LigA, with the protein product MTRSRLNEIKKLLSKYSYEYYALDQPSVSDAVYDSLMSELKQIEAAHPAWITPDSPTQRVGNKLSDGFAKVRHPRRMVSLNDVFDKDDVVAWVNRIDKLLPAENHEFFADIKMDGLACALIYLDGIFTQAVTRGDSFVGEDVTNNVRTIKNVPLRLHEAEGYEIFLRGRTEIRGEIVMLKKDFTVLNEQRRVAGKPEFANPRNLAAGTIRQLDPRLVAERPLHFRGYDIIRDNAGDVPTNSFVYQALTALGITRNKQASVFTDIAGVMNFVNEWDEKRQKLPFNTDGLVIKINDRMRFDELGLVGKNPRGAVAYKYAAEQATTIVRDIVISIGRTGAATPVAVFDPVVVAGTTVQHASLHNADEIARLDVRRGDTVVVFKAGDIIPQIEAVLVELRPKDTRPIDYPAELARQYPELKFVRPEGEAVYRVKGLSGPLILKRALKHFASKGALDIDTLGEKNVEALVDAELVRDLADIYTLAKEQLLTLERFADISAQKLIDAIAAKKQPTLERFVYGLGIRHVGAQTAIDLVNHFESLDRLAQAGLDELQSVDGVGAVVAESIVAWFADEDNAALLEKFTLLGVTPIYKVRQGELAGKNFVITGALQSMSRNQAAEKIRALGGTFQTSVGKDTTYLVAGGKVGASKLARAEKYGTKVIDELNLLNLLESSGK